Genomic window (Aquimarina sp. BL5):
ATTGGTTCTTTTCTTAATATTATGAATAAAAACGATGCTAAAGAATTACAAAGAATAGCCGTAGAAGAAAGCCCTAGTAAGATTCCATTAATTTTTGCACGAGATGTGATCCATGGATTCAAAACAATTTTCCCTATTCCACTAGGGCAGGCGGCTTCATTTAATCCTCTGTTGGTAAAGGAAGGTTCTAGAGTAGCGGCGATAGAAGCAAGTACAAGTGGAATTAGATGGACTTTTGCTCCGATGTTAGATATATCAAGAGATCCTAGATGGGGTAGAATTGCTGAATCAGCGGGTGAAGATCCCTATTTGACAAGTGTAATGGCAGAAGCATATATAAAAGGTTTCCAAGGAGAAGATTTATCATCACCAACAAGTATGGCAGCCTGTGCAAAACATTTTATTGGATATGGAGCAGCAGAAGGAGGAAGAGATTACAATACGGCGAATATAAACGAAAATTTATTACATAATACGTATTTGAAGCCATTTAAGAAAGCTGTAGAAGCGGGTTCGGCAACATTTATGACCAGTTTTAATGAGCTTAACGGGGTTCCGGCGTCTGCCAATAAATATATTCTTAAAGATATTTTAAGAGATGAATGGGGATTCGATGGTTTTGTGGTGAGTGATTGGAATTCTATTATAGAGATGGTAAATCATGGATTTGCAAAAGATGAAAAAGAAGCAGCAGAGAAATCAATAAATGCAATGTTGGATATGGAAATGACTAGTACTTCATATCACGATCATCTAAAACAATTAATCAATGAAGGTAAGTTTTCTGAAAAACAATTGGATACAATTGTTAAGAATATACTTCGTATAAAACTGCGATTAGGATTATTTGAGAATCCATATTTTGATCCTAATGATGCGATTCTTTATGATAAAAAACATTTAGCTTCGGCTCAAGAAACCGCTACAGAAAGTACGGTATTACTAAAAAATAAGAATAATTTATTACCGTTAAATTCCAAAAATAAATTAGCAATTATAGGTCCTTTGGCAAATGCTCCTCACGAACAATTAGGTACTTGGACTTTTGATGGCGAAAAAGAACATACCATTACTCCATTAAAATCATTTCAACAGGATGATCAGTATACAATTCAATACAGCGAAGGATTATCATACAGTAGAGATAAATCAACCGATGGTTTTGGTAATGCAATAAAAGCAGCAAAGTCTTCTGACGTGATTCTATTTTTTGCTGGAGAAGAAGCTATTTTATCTGGAGAAGCGCATAGTAGAGCTAGTATAAACCTTCCTGGAGGTCAAGAAGATTTAATCACAGAATTACATAAGACAGGAAAGCCTATTGTTTTAATTGTTATGGCAGGTAGACCAATTACATTAGGAAACATTATAGATAAGGTTGATGCCGTTTTAATGGCTTGGCATCCTGGAACTATGGGCGGGCCTGCTTTGAAAAATATTATAACCGGAAAAGTTTCCCCTTCAGGAAAACTGCCGATTACCTGGCCAAAAGAAGTAGGACAAATACCAATTCATTACAATCATAAAAATACGGGTAGACCTGTGATTCCAGAAGAATTTGTGTATATGGATTCAATACCAATTGCGGCTTGGCAAAGTTCTCTGGGTAATACATCACATTATCTGGATGCAGGTTTTTTACCACAATATCCTTTTGGGTATGGTTTAAGTTATAGTAATTTTAGATATGCTGATGTTAGTATTTCATCAACTAGCCCTAAGATTGGAGATACAATTACGGTAAAAGCTATGATTACCAATACAGGAAAAATTAAAGCCAAAGAAACCGTACAATTGTATTTTAGAGATATGGTTGGTAGTTTAACCAGACCAGTTAAAGAACTTTTACGATTTAAAAAAGTAACTTTAGAAGCAGGTGCTTCTAAAGAAGTTATATTTAATTTTTCTACAGATGATTTGGCTTTTTATGGACCGGATAAAATATGGGTTACAGAACCAGGTGATTTTAAACTATGGGTAAGTAAACATTCGATGGATGAAGCGAATGAATTAGAATTTACATTAGAATAAAAGGAATAATAATATTGTGAGCAAAGGTATTGTATATATCATATATGGAGTTTCCGGAAGTGGAAAAACAACTATAGGAAAAAAGTTAGCTAAAGATTTAGATATTCCTTTTTTTGATGCAGATGACTTTCATCCAGAAAGTAATATTAAGAAAATGTCTGATGGATTTCCGCTTGATGATACAGATAGGGAGCCTTGGTTACAAAAGATAGCGAATGAAATTAAAGTTTGGAACACTAAAAATGGAGCAGTATTAGCTTGTTCTGCCTTAAAAATAAAGTATAGAAAAACGCTAGGATCTATTGATGAAAAATACATAAAATGGATTTTCTTAGAAGGAAGTTATGATATGATTTCCAAACGCATGCAAGCAAGAAAAAATCATTTTTTCAAAAAAGAAATGTTGGTTTCTCAATTTGAAACCTTAGAAGGACCAGAAAAAGGGATTGTTATAACAGTTGATAAAAGTAGTGATGAAATTGTGAATGAAATTAAATCTAAATTGGATACAAATAGATCGCAGTTAGGATTGATAGGATTAGGAGTGATGGGTAAGAGCTTAGCTAAAAACCTTTTATCTAAAAACTTCACACTTTCTGTGTATAATAGGCAAGTGGATGATTATGAGGTTGATATCGCAAAAAAGTTTGTAAAGGAGCAGCCTGATAACCATATGGTACTAGGGTTTGATAATTTAAAATCATTTGTAGACTCTATAGAACAACCTCGTACCATTATACTTATGGTCAATGCCGGGAAACCGGTGGATGTGGTGATTGAAGCATTAGTACCATTTTTATCGAAAGATGATTGTGTTGTTGATGGAGGAAATTCTCATTATAAATCAACATTAGAGAGAAGCGATAGATTAATTGATAAAGGAATCCATTTTTTAGGAGCAGGTATTTCTGGAGGAGAAGAAGGAGCTTTAAAAGGTCCTTCGATTATGCCTGGAGGATCAAAGAAAGCTTATAATAGATCAGGAAATTTTTTAGAAGCTATTGCGGCGAGAGATAAAGCAAATAATCCATGTTGTGAATATATTGGGCCAGAAGGATCAGGACATTATGTAAAAATGGTTCATAACGGTATCGAATATGCAGAGATGCAATTGTTAGCGGAAACCTATCATGTCTTGCGTTTTTATGCAAAGAAAAATCCTGATCAAATAGCAGCTATTTTTAATATTTGGAGAAATAATGGATTAGATAGTTATTTGCTCGAAATTACGGCCGATATTCTTCTTAAAAAAGAGGGAGATGATTTTCTAATAGATAAAGTACTGGATAAAGCAGGGCAGAAGGGAACAGGTGGTTGGTCTACGAATGCTGCTTTAGAAGTCGGAATGCCGTTATCTACGATTTCAGAATCTGTAATGGCCCGTAACATTTCTGGAATCAAATCCAAACGTGTTGAAGCTTCAGAAAAATATCAGCTAAAAACATATAGTATTTCTTCAAATGATACCATATTTATTGAAAATTTAGAAAAAGCTTTCAGAACGGCAAGTGTTATTAATCATCATATCGGTTTTGAGCTAATAAAAGAAGCTTCTAACGAATACAACTGGGAACTGAACCTTTCTAAAATAGCCAGAATATGGACAAACGGTTGTATCATACGAAGTGATTTAATGGAGCAAATTTGGAAGTTGTTTTTAAATGATAATGACACCTCTCTGTTACTACTTCCGGATATAATCATAACTGTAAAATCAGATATTCATTCACTAACGGAAACCGTTGCTGCCGGACTTACATCAGGATTTTCTCTACCAGTATTTTCGGCAGCGGCGAACTACTTTTTAGCATATACATCGGCTCAGTCTTCGGCCAACATCATACAAGCGCAAAGGGATTATTTTGGAGCACATACCTATCAAAGAGTAGATACATCGCTAGATGAATATTTTCATACAAACTGGAAACACTAATTTATGGACTATCAATTATTAATTGCTGTCGGAGTAGGTATCATTGCATTGCTTTTTATGATCCTGAAATTAAGAATGCAAGCATTTATTGCACTGCTTATCGTTTGTATATTGGTGGGAATTGTTGCTGGATTACCAGCAGAAGAAATTCTTACTAGTATTAAGAATGGAATGGGAGGAACACTTGGTTTTGTAGCAACTGTTGTGGGGCTTGGAGCATTATTTGGTGGATTGTTAGAAAACTCAGGAGGGGCACAAGGATTGGCAAATTATATACTAAAATTAGCTGGAGAAAAAAATGCATCCTGGGCATTGATGATCACTGGGTTCATCATTGCAATACCCGTTTTTTTTGATGTGGCTTTTATTATTTTAGTACCAATAGTATATGCAATTGCCAGAAAAACCAAAAAATCTTTATTGCTCTATGCAATTCCATTATTAGCTGGATTAGCAATTACACATAGTTTTATACCACCAACTCCTGGTCCAGTCGCTGTAGCTGATATATTGGGAGCTAATCTTGGATGGGTCATTGTATTTGGATTTATTACAGGTGTTCCTGCTGCGATAATTAGTGGACCAATATTGGGAAAACACCTTGCTAATAAAATAGATATCACGATTCCTGAGGCTAATGATTCTAATATAAGAATGGATAATACTCCTAATCCTATTGGTATTATTATAATTATTACGTTACCCATTTTATTAATAGTATTAAAAACAGTTTTGCTGGGCGATTGGTTTAAGGAAGATGTGTTACCGCAATCAATGATATATATAATAACTCTTTTAGGGCACCCTTTTACTGCTTTGATTATAGCAAATTTAATTGCTTGGTATTTTCTCGGAATTAAAAGAGGAGTTACTAGAGATGAACTTTTGAAAATTTCAATGAAATCATTCAAACCAGCAGGAGCCATTATCTTACTAACTGGTGCTGGTGGAGCTTTTAAACAAATATTAGTAGACACCAAAGCAGGGGAATTATTAGCTTCTTCGTTACAGAGTTCATACATCCACCCATTGTTATTTGCATTTATAGTTGCGGCTTTGATTAGAGTTTTACAAGGTTCTGCTACGACCGCTATGATTGCAGCTGCAGGTATTACCTCACCGATTATTCTTGCTGGAGATTTTAGTGCTGCACAGATTGCTCTTTTTGTAATTTCCATTGCTTCGGGAGCAACGATCTTATCTCATGTGAATGATAGTGGATTTTGGTTAGTAGGACAATATCTGGGAATGACAGAGAAACAAACCTTTCGTTCCTGGACTGTTATGACAACTCTTATTGCAATTACTGGAGTTTTGATGTCTTTGTTATTATGGTATGTTTTTTAGCCAGTCTTTAGAAACTATTCCAAAGGAAATAAACTAAAACATATGATTCAGTTAAAAACTAGTTAACTACCCATTTCGGGTGGCAATGCTACTATTAACAAGATGTAGTTTTAGATGATTAACAATTTAAATGAAGTACTATGAAAACATTAAATGATCTTAAGATACTGTATAAAGAATTAGAAAGAGACGAAAAATATAAAATTAATGGAGGTGCTCAACAAAAATCCGTTGTTGTATGGTGCAGAATGGCAATTAGTTATGAGCCATGTTAATAATTGTTTGGATTACTAAAGAATGAATATTTTGGTTTCAGGTCTATTTTGAAATATATAATTCTATTATTCTTTATAGAATCATTAGTATGAACAAAGAGTAAAAATTACTTTCTTTGTTTGACAATGAATCCGGAAGTTTTTAAACATATCGAATTATTATTAGGGAGTATTGGTTTTATAATCGCATTATTCTTTGGATTATTCTTGATAATAACAAAAAAAGAGCGTGCTAGTGCGAATGTTTTTCTGGCGATTTATCTCTTAGCTTTTAGCCTTAGAATTGGTAAATCTCTATTCTATAATTACTTTCCAATTGACCCTGTAATAAGGAATGTTTTTCTTGGAATGTTATTAGCTATTGGCCCTTCATTATGGTTTTATGCAACGAGATTATTTTTCACTAACGAAATAAGGAACAGTAGGTCAATTTTGATTCAGTATGCTCCATTACTTTTATTTGTAATATTTTGTTGGATAATCCCAAATGATGATTCAATATCTTCCAGAATAATTTTTCTAGGATTATTATCCCATATTTTGTTATACGGGTTATATACTTTGTATTGGTTGTTTACTAGTAAGAATCAATCTAATCATAAATCGTATAAGGTGTATCATTGGTTATTGTTTTTTACAATGCTTACCATTGGGATGTCACTTATTCAGATGGGAGTGTTTTTGCGCATAGTACCGTATTTAAGTACAGCTTTTTTATTCTCAGCGATAGTTCTTGTTTTATTAATCTATGCTCTAAGGAATCCTTTTTTGTTTAAGATTGAAAACAAAAAGTATGCTAATTCTTCTTTAAATGATGAAAATGCAAAAACGTATTTAGATCAGTTGACATATCTAATGGAGGAAGAAAAATTGTTTCTGGATCCTAAGATTACATTAATTAAACTTAGTAACAGAATAGGAATAACCTCTAAGCAACTATCTCAAGTTATTAATCAGAATAAAAAGGAAAATTACTCACAGTATATTGCAAGATATCGAATAGCAGAAGCAAAGCGATTATTACACTTACCAGAATATCAAAACTTTAAAATATCCAGTATTGCATATGATTGTGGGTTTAACAGTATATCTTCTTTTAACACAGCTTTTAAAAAGTTGACGAATACAACTGCAGTTCAATACAGAGAGGCCCAATTAAAATCTTTATAGGGTTGTATAGCTTTAAGTTGTGATTATTTTGATTTACATAGATTTTATGGGGTACTGATAAACCAAAAACAGGTAAGATACACATTGACAAATTTATAAACTGTTGTTTACATTATGGGTTTTGTTTTCAATGCACAACTTGGATTTCATTTCCTGTAATCCAACTTTTTATCAGTTGTTCGTTCGTACTAATCTCTGCAAGATAGAATTTATTGTAGGAGGCAAAAACAATTGAATCTTCAATTTTCTCGATTTCTACTCCTTTATAATCCATATAGTTTGAATGAATTAAATATAGTTGTCCATTTTCCTTAAAAATATATCCAACGTGGCTAGCATCAAATCCAATGAAATGGATTCCGTCTTTTAAACTCTTATTGATCATTGAGATATTTTCTTCAATAGAATTTTCGGAAATTTCAATTACTTGATTGTTAAGCGCTAAACTTTTCGCTTCATCTATTGGAGATTGTTGAGCAAGCTTGTATCGATTTAAGTTTATTCCAGCATCTTTTAATGTTGTCGAAACAAAATACCCACAGGCAATTTTTCCTTTCTTTGGGATCGATGTATGCCCTTCAAACGACCATTCGGTTCCTTCCCAAAAAGGGATTATTCTATTGATCAAAGAATGGGTAAAGACATTTGATATCGAATCAATAGATAATTCTTTGTTTTTTAGTTCTACTTTACACTTTTAATTTGACTTTTTACCAATCCATAACTTTTAAGCGAATCATTTTCTGATTTTAATTCTTTAAGAGTCTTTATAAGATCTTTTTTGACTAAAAGAATAACTTCAGTCTTGTTATTTTCAGAAGTATTTGAAGCTTCCTTGCCATTCTGTCCAATACATCCAAAGTGCATTAACAAGAATATTGTCAAAACGAATTTATTCATTCCTTTTTATTTGTAATTGTTATTAATTGAACACACGCTTAAATTTAAATAATTCTACCACAATTGATTCATAGCATTCTATTTCGAAATAGATTTTATTACTTTTTATCGGTTTTGAATCCGTAAATAGTAGTCTGCATTCCTGCAATTTTCCATTCTCCATTTACTTTCTCCATAAGTCTAGTTTCGCGTTTCAGACCACGTAGTGAGTCTTGTTGTTCATAAGTAACCCAAGCTCCATTTCCATAGAGTCTTACATCAATTTTGTCCAACAACTTAGGTAAGGGCTCTGGTTCGGGATGTTCTTCGATAAAGGTTTTAACGAATTGACTTATTTCACTCCAACCCACAGACTCAGAAAAAGTACTATCCGCAAAATCTATGTAGGTTTTCGTAATCTCAGGATCGTGTACCCATTTGTCTTTCCAGTCCTTATAGTTTCTTTGAAAAGCAGCTTTAGTCTCGTTGTTAAGGGTTTCTAAAATAGCTTTTTTTTCTTTTTCAATATCGATTTCCAGATTAACTACTTGATCTATTTTTGTTGTTTTGTGCTCTTTACAACTTATTATATTTAGCATGAAGACAACGCAGAATATTGATACTAATTTATTAGTCATGTTTTTTGTTTTCTTAGTTGTTCGTTAAAGCACTTGGGTAACACAAGTTAAAGATTAAATTGTAATTTAAATTAGTTTTAAAACTTTAGGATCCTTTTTATCAATATTTAAATACTAAAACATACCCGTTTAGTTCAAGAGCATATTCCATAAACTTTTTAACATCATTAAATATCTGTTCAATTTTTTCTGGATGATTATTTATTTGCTCTATTTACAACCAATAGTATTTTGTATGAGTTGTAGCGAGTTTTAAATCATTTAACTTTCAAAAGTAATTTACAAAATAAAAAGTAATAGCGGTTTGGATTAAACTCCAAACCGCTATTACTTTTATGCATTGATGGTAACTGACTTTATTTCACTTTTACTTCTCCATTTGTTCTTATATATAGAATAATTTCTTTTTCAGAATTACCTTTAATTGTATGGATAGCTTTATCTGTCGAACCAAAATAACTTCCTGCATCTAAATTTTTTGTTTCGTTATTTTGAGGCATTATATAATTTAGATTGCCTTTTATCACAACGGAATGTAAAACAGTTCCATTGGTTTCTATTGCTCCATTATAGTCTTTTGGAAGTTTTACAAAAATACTTTTAAGACCATTATTCTTTTTACTATCTAAAAGAAAACTAATTTCAGCTTTACTTTTTGAACCAACCCAATTTGTCTGTTCATTATTGAGCCAGACAATATTTGAATCATCTATGTTTATGGGTTTTTCTCCGTTATCAAATGCTTCATTTATTGGTTTAACCAAATAAGGTCCTTTGTTAATCTCTACTAAAGCGATATTTTCTTCTCCTTTAGCGGAAGTGATATGAGGTTCTCCAGCGGGCTGCGTCCAAAACGAACCTGATTTCATCCACATATTATCGGCTTTTGGATCATCGTTATGCAACGATCCTTTTATTACGACTGCTCGATAGGTAACATTATGAATATGTGGTGGTGAAGAAAATCCATCAACAAATTTCGCTAAAAAACCTGTTGGTTCTGTTCCTTTTCTATCACCCCAAATTGTTCCAGCTTGCGGGCTCTGGTCTCCTCTTGCTGGATTTAATTTTTCCCACTTAATTTCACTGCTTAATAGAACTTTGTTTGTTGGGTTTTCAATCTTTTCTGAAAGAGCTTCGCTTAATTTCTTTTCTTGATTTTTACAAGAAAAAGAGATTCCTAAAATTAGTATTAGATAGATAGATAATTTGTTCATTTTATTGAATTTGAGTCATTTCATTAAGTGTGAATTCTTCTACAGCTCCGTCTGTTGCTTTCATATAATCAGCTAAATGTGTATTATTCATATGCGTTTGCCATAAATCTCTACTTTCCCAATTTTCATAAAATAGAAATAGATTTTTATTTTCATTGTCTTGGTGCAAATCGTAGTTGATACATCCTTTCTCTTTTTTAGTAATATCAATTAATTTTACTAGTTCACTTTTTACTAGTTCTCTTTTTTCCGGTTTTGCTAATATTTTTGCAACGATTGTTAACTTTTGATTATTCATAATTTCGGAATTTTATTACTCGATGTGTTTTTTTAATTCTTGGATTTGTGCACAGTATAAAATATATACTTTTATCTACTACCATCTACCATTACTACTTTTTTATATGGTTTCTATTACTTTATTTATGTCTCTTCTAGATTTTGGTTTTTTACTTGGTTGGTTAAAGTCTTCATCGTCTCTATAACCAATAGCTACTGCCATAAGAGTAGAGTAGTTCGTCTGATTTAGAATTACGTCATAGTTTTCTGGTTCAACTCCTTCCATCGGTGTAGCATCAATTCCCATTTCAGGACAAGCACTTAAAAAAACACCTAAAGCTAAATATACTTGTTTATCAAACCAAGCTTTTATTTGCTCTTTTGTTTGAGGTTTTATAAATTCTTTGTAATAATTAACTGCTCCTTCAGGAAGCTCATTTTCAATTTGTTTTTCGAATAAGTCGATGTTATTGATTCGACTAAAAACGACAACTGTATCACTCTCAAGAACTTTATTGGTGTTTAACCAAGAAACTTTTGCTAGCTTTTGTTTTGTATCGTTGTCCGAAACAAAAGTGAATTTCCAAGGTTGACTGTTTATAGAAGAAGGGCTTAAGTGCAGAATTTCCTTTAATTCTTGAATTTTACTACGTTCAATTTTTTTTGCTGGGTCATACTTTTTGGTTGTATAACGGTTTTGCATTGATTCTAAAAAGCTCATATTTTTATACTTGTCAGTTTAACTATAATAATTATAGTTGCAAACTTAAGTATAGTATTTTACCTTTGCAATAACGGTCAAAAATGATAGTATACTTTTATGAAAGCAAAAGAACCCAAAATCCTTAAATTCAAAGGAAATGAATATCCTTGTTGTGCTAGTCTTACAATGGGAATTATTGGTGGAAAATGGAAAACGGTTATACTTTTTTATTTAATGGATGAAAAATTAAGGTATAATGAATTGAGAAAATCTATGCCAACTGTAACCGAAAGAACATTGAGCTTACAGTTAAAGTCATTAGAAGAAGATGGATTAATTAATAGAAAAGTTTATACTTCTAAGCCTCCTTTAAGAGTAGAATATTCATTAACTGATTTCGGGAAAACCTTAATTCCACTTATTAAATCGATTGCAGATTGGGGTGATTTAGTGGTTAAAAAATATTCCTAGCAGATTGTCGCTTTAACTTGTTGTCAAACCGCTCGTGTGCTATTAGTTGACTTGGTCATCAATTAAATTAGTAAAAGAAAACGACCAAATGAAATCTCTAATAAATTTTTAATTTTAGACTTTTTTTTGAACCCATTTCTTTCATATAATTTAATAATTCTTTGCACTCTTCAGTATTTAGAGTCCCAACTTTAACCTTATTCCAGTTCATAGGTTTATAAGATTTTTACTTACTTATATTTTTTTTGAAAAAACTATGTTTTCATACGCTTTTCCATTGACTATAAAGTTTAATTCTCCTACGTTTTTAAATTCATTCCTTTCATAGAATCTAATCGCTCTTTTGTTTTTTATGTAAACAGAAAGCCACATCGTATCTAATTGTAATGCTTTAGCTCTTTCTTCAACAAAAGTTAGAAGTTGTTGTCCAATTTTTAAGTGTATGAATTCACTTTGAATGAAGATCCTTTCAAGACGACAATTGTTTTGGGAGGCAATACTTTCATTTATGGCGTTTAGTACTAATTTTGCGTAACCAACGGGTAAATCATCGACATAAATAATATAGAAAAGGTTTTTAGGATTATTTATGTCTTGTTTTGTTTTAGAAACTGAAAAATTCTTGTTTAGGTATTTACGCAGATCGTTTTTATCATCTATATATTGCCCGTGAGATTCGGCCCATGTCACTCTTCCTAAAAGAGCTAAAACCTCCTTATCAGCTTCTTTAGCTATTTGTATTTTAATCATTGTTATCCTTTTTAATTTTCAATCGTCTTAGGTGATACCCATGCAGAAATACGGCAATAGTACATCCTACAATTATCGGAGTTGCACTAATTAATGCGCCGTATAAAATGTAAATAATATTCGCGATTAGTGAGATTAGTCTTAGTTTATATTCACCTTTGGTGGACATTGAATATAAGTTAATGACCAAACCTCCGTAACCAATACAATCAATTAAAAATGGACTCATATTTTGTGTTTTTTCTATTTAAATATTTAAAGTTGGAGACTACCAACCTAAAACTAATACAACAAATATAGAATGTAATAACTCTTTTTTAGTTTATAATCGAGTTTATTATGGTATATTTAAATTCGATTATATCGAATAATTGCTAATATAATTTTGATTGTAAATGGACGTGTTAGATAAAAAGATACTAGAAATGCTAAAAATTAATGCTAGAGAAAGCTTTGCTACTATTGGAAAAGAAGTGGGGTTGTCTGCTCCAGCTATAGGGAAGCGTGTTAGACAAATGGAAGAAGAAGGCATAATCGAAGGTTATGCTTTAAAAGTGAATCATGAAAAATTGGGTATTGAGACCAAAGCATATATAACATTAGTAATACACCGAGGGTCAGCAGGTTCAAACGATGCTCAAAAGCAATTACAAGCAATGGAAGAAGTGCAAAGATGTGATAGAATTACTGGCGATGATTGCTTATGCGTTTTAGGTTATTTTAGAAACAATAAGCATCTTATTTCCTTTCTTGAAAAAATTGCAAAGTATGGTGCTTCAAAAACGAGTATTATTTTAGAAGCGTAATTTATTTCCTAGAAAGATACTATAAACCGGTAAATTGTCAATTTTAGCAGGATTTTTTTCATAATTGTAGAGTAACGTCTCGACTAAGGTTAGTACGGGAATTAATATTACTAAATTTCCCGTTAAGCACTTAGCCAAATCTTTTGTTTTATCTTTTTCTTCATAAAATCAAATCAAAAGATTTGGCGGACTTGGTTTAAAGCTTAGAACTTGGTTTAGTACTAAACCGGGTATTAACTATAGCCATTGTGCCTGTTGCACAAGTTAGTAAAAAGGATTAATTTCATGATATGCAAGGAAAAAAGATATATCAAGAGAAGTTGTTTAGTGATTTCCGTTTAAGTGATCGTGTAGCGGAGACCAATTTTTATTATCGTTTAAAGAGTGTTTTGCATTTAGACTTTTTATATAAAAAAACCAGTACCTATTACGGTAGAAGTGGTCAACGTAGTATTGATCCTGTAGTGTTTTTCAAGCTTTGTTTAGTTGGTTATCTAGAAAATATTATAAGCGATAGAAAGCTTATCGAGCACTGTAGTATGCGCTTGGATATCCTCTATTTTGTGGGCTATGACATTGATGAGACACTACCTTGGCATTCGACTATCAGTAGGACACGCCAGTTGTTCCCTGAAGAAATTTTTGAACAAGTATTCATCCACATTTTGGAGATGTGCATCGGCAAGGGTATGGTAAAAGGGCGCACCCAAGCGATAGATTCTGCACCTGTAAAAGCAAATGCCAGTATGGATAGTCTGGAGTTAAAAGTTCCTTGTCAAGATTTAGAAGCACACTTAGCTGCTGTACGCCATATTAGCCATCGGGATCAAGAGGTTTTTCGCAAAGCCAAGGAAAACAAAGCCAGTGAAGAGCAGCAAAGTATTACTGCCACAAAACAAGAACTAAAAAGTATTGAGTCCAGGAACAAGAACTGGAGCAAGAATCAAGACAGGCGCCCAGGTGCAAATAACAAGGGTAGCCGTTATACAAGCAACAAGACACACTACAGTCCAACCGATCCAGATGCTAGAATAAGTGTGAAGCCAGGCAAGGCTCGAAAACTCAATTATAGCAGCCAACTTAGTGTAGACACGGCAAATCATGTGATTACTGACATCAAAGCTTATCATGCAGATGGTAAGGATAGTCAATATATGGAGGACATTGTAGATCGTGTTCAACGGCGGTTGTGGAAGTCAGGATTTCAATTAGAAAACGTACTGGCAGATACAGGATATAGTAGCGGAGAGGTGTACGCTTATTTAGAAAATAAAGAGATCAAAGGTTACATACCACCACATGGCACTTACAAAGGTGGTCCAGATGGCTTTGAATATATAAAAAGTGAAGATCATTATATCTGTCCCAACAGAGCAATAGTACCTTTCAAGAAAGTGTTCAAAGACTACCGTACCCAAACCTTAAAGAAAGAATAC
Coding sequences:
- a CDS encoding IS1182 family transposase encodes the protein MQGKKIYQEKLFSDFRLSDRVAETNFYYRLKSVLHLDFLYKKTSTYYGRSGQRSIDPVVFFKLCLVGYLENIISDRKLIEHCSMRLDILYFVGYDIDETLPWHSTISRTRQLFPEEIFEQVFIHILEMCIGKGMVKGRTQAIDSAPVKANASMDSLELKVPCQDLEAHLAAVRHISHRDQEVFRKAKENKASEEQQSITATKQELKSIESRNKNWSKNQDRRPGANNKGSRYTSNKTHYSPTDPDARISVKPGKARKLNYSSQLSVDTANHVITDIKAYHADGKDSQYMEDIVDRVQRRLWKSGFQLENVLADTGYSSGEVYAYLENKEIKGYIPPHGTYKGGPDGFEYIKSEDHYICPNRAIVPFKKVFKDYRTQTLKKEYRISSKICRDCPLSLSCLGKTAKEKKFSVTYYREEYERNNARLATPKGKVMKAKRQSTVEPVFGTLTQFMGLRKINTIGIKQANKVMHLSAMAYNLKKYLKFTEKRVKSEAKALAPLFFEKLVLIQTLAFILSTQIFEISTSIFKIKEV